The Brassica oleracea var. oleracea cultivar TO1000 chromosome C7, BOL, whole genome shotgun sequence sequence AAGCAAAAAAAAAAACAAAGAAACTTACTGATTCCAAGCAAGTGAAGCTTAAATGTGTTTGTTTGGTACTAAATAGGGAACAATATTCCTTACTAATGGCAAATGAGGTAATATTTTCAAAGAAATTTTCAGACTTTCACCTGTTTTGGAAGATGTCGGTGAGTATTTGTGGAGAATCAGAATCGTTGGTTGGTACTGGACTGGGGATGACGTTTGCTATAAATTGTATATTCACTTAGTTCTCACTATCAGTTGAATACATGGTATGAATGAAAATATGAATATATCACCATGCTATACTATACAGTAGAACTCTATATAATAGAGTGTAAATAATTTAGGGAGGGATTAAAATCACCTCTGTTTGGAATGCATGAATATTTTTGAGATCTCAATGGGGAATTTGAAGCTGTCTTCATAAACTTGGAACTATTGCAGAGCCTGCAATATTGACCAAAACATAAATTGCATATGTTCTTTCATGGGGAATTACTGCAAAAATATGAGAAGAATGGTAGGTAAGTTTTAACCTCGTGATTTGAAGCCGTAGTATGTAGGGCGTAGTCCATTAATCAAACTTGTATGTCCGGTGATCAGATAAAGTTTGAGCTATTCTTGTGTAAGAATTTGTGGTGGGGGAGTTAGACATGAGTCAGAACTGAGAGACAACATGAGTTCATATATTGTCGATGGAGAGTCAGAGCAAACTAAAGAGGCTTTGGTAGATGTTTTTGTCATTTTCAGACGACATGGTTTCTCTTAACAGAAGCGAAAGAATGGCTTATCTTGCAACCCTTGCTCTTCTGAGACTTCTCTTCAGTTTGGATTATGTTCTTACCTTCAAGAAGAAGAAGAACACCTCTATTTTCTGGGGTATCAAGTTTCAAGTCACAAAAAAAGTGATATATTAGAAACTCCACAACAATAACCAAGAAGAAGAAGAAGTGCTCTTCTGAGACTTCTCTTCAGTTTGGATTATGTTCTTACCTTCAAGAAGAAGAAGAACACCTCTATTTTCTGGGGTATCAAGTTTCAAGTCACAAAAAAAGTGATATATTAGAAACTCCACAACAATAACCAACACTGATAGTATATAAACTCAACAGTCTCATTAAAATCAAAGCTCGATTATATTTTTCACATTCATACGAAATTCAGAAGTTTGAGGAGACTCCTCAAACCCTCACCGAATATATCTATATCATATCCTCCGAATAATTAAAAACAGCTCATCAAACTAACCTTCTGAAGCATTTTCAAGTCACTATCATGAGTATCGTGAAAGAAATGCCTATAACTTTTGGTTCCAAATACCCTGACAAACACTTGTCTGCTGAATTTGCCTCCTCGTGGTCACATCTAACAACTCAAATTAAAGCAAATCAATTCGATATACATTTTACAACATCCAGTTCTGGGATATCAAAAGATGAGCCCCACTTTCAATACAAAAAGCTCATCATCTCTGTTATACATATGAATTTCATAAACACACCATACATAAACCATGTCTTCAACTTAAAAGATAATAATCACATTCTATCAATCATTAAGCTCTTACCATATCAATTTTATAGCAAGGTAATGTAGCGAGAACCGAATGGAAAGCTCTTGTGAGTGTGCTAAGCATCTGAGCAGAATAAACTTTACCCACTTCCTGCAGCTCCGCAACTACACATCTACCAGTCAGCTCCAATGAAGGTATCATAAAACTGGTTAGAAATAATGAGGGAAGATACATAATAGAGAGAGGGAGAGAAATAGATGAAACCTGATTGATTAGGGGCGGTTAGTCAAATGTTTGGTATGAGACATTAGGCATTTTTGTCAAGCAACTGTATCTTAGAGAAGTAATCTAAGAAGCATAATGAAGGAGAAAAAAATCCATGATTGAACCGCATGAGATTAGGCGTATACATGGTCTAAGAAGCATATGATGTATGTTACACTCACAGCTTGAACGAATACTTCTTCTTATCTTTATTTGCTGGTGAGTCAATCCCAAAATCCATTGGATCATCATCTGTATTGACTTAAAGTTGACATATCCTTTTCCATGTCCTTGTCTGCAGGTAACAATGGAATTTTACATATTATTAAAAAATCATCCCTTTTTACAATGGGAACAACTTCTCAAGACTTCAGTCTATGTCAATAAAATCCACAGCTGGTCAAAAATTGAGGAATTAAACAATGAGGACGATAATGAAGACTCAAAGATAGCAAGCATAATAATTGTAAAAACAAAAAAATTTGGAGCCAATAACCAGCTCTCAAACACTTGAACCTTATTCAGCATTAGATCTTTTTTCTTCTGCTTTTGAAGAACTTTTTTAGCAGGTGGAGACATTGCAAAAGCTGTTCAGTATTACTCTCGACAATTTAATTCAAATAAAATAACCTACCATCATAATCATTCAATCACCCACTCACATAAATACCTACCTCTCATGTTATGATCAACAACACACGTGCGACCGCAATCATCTCTGTCCGCTACTTCATTGCTGCAAGCTAGCTTCATCACCAATACTACTTCCTCCAGCGTCCTCTCTACCCAAATTCCTTCCATCTCCAGCCAATCCTCTGCCTCAGGGTTAGTCGCCATCGTAGTTAAAAATTCCTCTCAGATTATTCGGGATCGTAAAAACCGAATTCCTTAACCACCTTTTATAGCTTTTCTAAAAACATTTCTATCTCTAAATCGATTACAAACTTAAAAGAGGAGAATATATAATTAATTAATGGAAGAAGTGGGTGATGCCTTTGATTTATAACGGATGACGTTCAAGTTTCGCAGAGGCTAGAAAAATCAAAACGAAAGGGTTGGATATGCACAAGACGATAACAAAGAGTTTTCTTATGTTGCCACGTGTCAGAAAAACCTCTATGCAAACCGAGGTGGAAACCTGTGGAGGGAGCATAACCCAACTTTATTATTATATATATAGATAGATTTACGAGCTGGGAGCAGTTTAGATAAAAAACCCCACGCGCAATACTCGCGTTTGTAGCATTTTAGGAAAATCAACATTTGAGCCCAATACATGTTCGTTGGTTGAGCCCTTCTCTTCTCCACCTAAAATGGACTTCAAATTTGACCGGACCTACAAATAGCCTATGACTATTTTCCCAGCCATACCTACTAGACATTTCCCAGATAAATGAAAAAAGAAAAAAATATACACCAAACTTTAACAAAATAATATTTTTGAAAAGCTTGGTTTCCGCATAATTCAACAAATCAGTATATAAATTTACAAATTTATTATTAAAAATGGAATGTAAGAAATAAAATATGGAGATTGAATGGGGGTAGTTGAATGATCACTATAGCTCCTTAAATCCCTCCATTTATGGCTCCCACTGTGCAAAGACATTCATTCCACATGCAACAACTTCTATCTCTCTCTAAGGATATCTTTAACTAAATAAAAGTATAAGCAGACTAACAAAATTTACATTTTACATTAATTTTTTCATTTATGCAATTTTTATGTGGCTTATTTCAAATCAATGTTTTCTTTATTCTAAAAGAAAATTAAATTTTTAACTTTTTGGTCAACAATTGATTCTTTTGGCCTCACAGTTTTGTAATTTTAATGTGGTTGATTTGAAATTCTGGTTTAAGTCTAAAAGAGAATCATTAATCCGTGAGAGAATTAGTAGTACTGGTACTCATGTGAGCATTAAATGTGTTTCGTAAATACTCCGGCCAATTATTAAAAATCTAATATTATTTTATTGATCACGTAATATCCAATAAATGAAAAAGATGCATTAAAATATGTAAATTATTTATATTGTGAAACAAACTTTTTTTTTGCTAAAACTAATTACATTTAGAAATGGAAAAAATATATAATTGCGAAAAAATAAAAATAGAGGTCACTGGGAACATGCAGACAGCACCATCGAGAGGTATGCATTAAGTTCAAAGTTCACACAAACAAATGATATAAAAACCATTAAAGCTAAATCATCAATGGCCTACTCATGTCTAGTAAATAATAGGAGTAATTATCGATTCCAAAAATTCCATCTGTTTCATGTCATTCTAATTTTTTCTGTTACACAAAAAATATCACTTTACGATTTCAATGCAAATTATACTTATTTTCTGCTGAAAATTAATTGCAAATTGCATTGATTTTATAAATAATTTTATTTATCTTAAATACTATTGGTCAGAAAGATGTAATTAATAACAACTTAAATATATTTTCGTTACTTTTTTTATTATGTATAAAAAATGTCAAAGTGACATTTATTTAGAAACGGAAAGAGTATTAGTTTTATGATATGCAATTCTTTATCGACTATTCTATTATTAGGGTTCGACGTAGTATATTACTCAGCATATATAAGTAGACAATTTACATCCATGTCAGTCTAAAAAAAATACACCCCCACATATGAGTTATGACATATCTAATACTTAATGCACCCCCTAAAAGTATGTAGTATTTCTTTTTTTACCATCAGCCTATTATATTCTCACTTTTATAATATATGAAAAATCAAAAATCCAAAACAATGGGCAGCTCATCTTATGATTAAATAGTTATCATGCATGAAATTCACCACATTTCAAGTCTTTGGCTCTCCCTTTTTCAAGAGCTAAGAAGCAGTCAACAGCTTCCATGTTCATTTATCAATTTTAAAATGGACGTTTAACTATACGATTACATCAACTTTATTAGTACTATATAGTTTAGGAATTTGGAATCTTTGAACACATCTAACATCAAGATTTAGAAAACAATAAAATACATACATATAGCATTAACTAATCACTTATCACAAAAAGACAACCTTCTTTTATGCAAAAGAACATGATCCTTCGAAGAAATCCATGCATCCGAATCTTCAGACTACTGTTTACTTTCTTAGAACATGGAACTTCTAAACATGCTGATTTAAATAAATAAATAAATTAAGAACTATTTTCAGTAATTCTTGGATCTTGAAGGTCGATGGTTACCATTGAAGCAAAAGAGTTACAACAAAGAAAACACAAGATCATTTCTTAGCATCAGGGACAAGAAGGCTAACAATAATGATCTATATATCTCATATAGTGACAACAAAAAATTACATTATAAAAACTCTACCGAAGTAACGAGACATTTCAAAGCAGATATTGCAGGCGATTGCTCAAAGAGAAACCAGACACGTGATGCTAACTAGTTTTTAGTTGTGGAGAGGATTTGGACCTGTGTGAACTAATCTCTTGTCGTCATTAAAAACATCATCCATGTTTTCTTCTCTTCGACGTGGACCCATGAACGACACTGAGGCTCTAGGGGACTGAAACGAGGCGGTAATGTGGAAACGACCAGCCTTCCTTGGTGAAGGGAAGGATTGGTGATGATACTGATCAGGAGAAAGAGCTGATGAAGAAGACAAACAAAACTGAGCAAAGAACAAGATTCCCCACAAGAACATGGTGGAGGTGGCTGCTCGTCTTCTTCTTCTTCTTTTGTCACGCTCTTTCCCTACAAAATCTTCCATGGCGGTTTGATATGAGTGAAGAGAAAACGGTTTTTATGAGAAACCCATGAGGTAAGTGAAAAAAATATTTGAGTACGTTTTGGTTTTCTTTCGAAAGAAGTTTCTTTCCTTTTTCTCGGTGTTTGGTAGTGCAGAGCAGGTTTGCATTCAAGAAACAGCTGAGAAAAATGGGTTTTCACTAACTACAATAATAGTTATTTTGTCAAAAAGTGATAACTATGAGTAGTAATAGAGGATAAACCCAAAAGATAAACTCTTCTCTTTCTTTGAGTGAACCCTAAGTAACAAAAAGATTTGTCTGGACTTCTTTGGATAGTGAGAAAGAAGAAGAAGAAGAAGAAGAAGTAGAAGGAGAAAAAAAAAAGCTGGAAATATTTTTAATTTATTTTATTGAATTAGCTCTATGTGTTCTACTACATATTCTTTTATTTATCTTATGGGTCTTATCAAACGATCTTGACCCTTGATTCATGGGAGAACCTTCTCATATCTGTACTACTCAGATCATTAATTTTTGATATCTCACCTCCAATGCTTTAATTGTTCTCTCTGCACAATTTTAAATTAAAATTAAAATTTTAGATTCTACCATTGTGCTTGGAGATGGTGCAGTGTACTACATTTCAGTATTAATAGCCGTTGTCTCCGGGGAAAATAATATCGAATTTATGTTTTCTGAGAGGAGAGAGAGGGAAGGGGATACTATGTGTCTTTGATATAATTTACAAAGTGTTTTTTACTAATTAAAGCAAGTAGCTTTTAATGGATGGGGATTTACCTTAATTTTGCTAAACTGAAAACTATAAACCATTGTTGCAGAAATGTTCTTGCTTCACAAGTGATAACCTCTGTTCTCTGTTTTGTCTCCATCTCTCTGTTTCATTCAGGTCTCTTGTCCTGTCTTTCTCAAGAGAAAGCTTTTTGTCTTTTTGTGCTTATTTTCACGTCCATGCTTTTCAACTCTAAGAGAAAAACCATAAACAGAGGCAAATTCAGTTTATGATCAGTGTCAAGGGAGCATCTAATGACTGACATTAACCTTGAATTATAATTTTACATATTTGACCCATTTAAACTCCTGCAAGAAGGTATCAAAATAGTTCAATTTCAGCTATATTTTACTTCACCAGAGAAACAATACAGCTAGACCTGTAGAAATCAATGACATTTCTTAAGAAAGATACCAAAACCAATTAAATGTCAAAAACGTGATGCAGGTCCAGGCAAAAAATGTACATAATAATGATCTAGTATTAAAGATCAAATAAGCAATAATGAGACTAATGTACAAACTGACGTAGCTTTTCTCTACCTTATTCAATAGAGTCTCTGTTTGAGGCATCTGACTGCATAAGTATGAAACCATAGCTTCACAATTTGTTGCCATATCCAAGTTTTATAGACTGGTCTAGTTATAAACTGGTCTTCAGATACATTCAAAATCTGTGGATGATCAGAACTATTTTACCGATCAGAACATATGAATAAGTGAAGTCACCAGAACTCTCTGCAAGAGCAAACACCATTTCTGAAGTGGTGAAACCTGTTCTTGTCTCTCATGATGATGTCTCTCGAAGTAACCCTGGAAACAAACTTGGCGAAAACGTGGCAATCATCACAGGTTCTCAAGTTCTTCATAACCCTTATAGGATCTTCCACTCTCCCATTGATAAGTCCAAATGCAATCGCTAGCTTCTCACTGTGATGGCTGAGAGAAGATTCTTTTTCCTCTGTTTCCACATCATGAAACACCGAACCAGTCTGGGGAACATACCCCATGCTCCTTATCTTCTTCAAAACTTCCTCCAGTTTCTCATATATCGCCTTTGTCTGCGGATGTGATTTGTCTCCTCTATTGAAATAATGGAGTTGGCCGTCAAATTCAACTGAGCTATACGCAGCAACCTTCTTAGTGCCGAGCTTCCTCATTTTACTCCTTACTTTGTCAACACAATGCCATTTACCAGCAGCTGCATATATATTAGACAGCAGCACTTGATATGCACCTATGTCCGGAGAAGTCTCTACAAGAACGTCAGCTACTTTCTGGCCCAATTTAATCTCACCATGAACCGCACAAGCACCCAACAAGGCTCCCCAGATACCTGCATCAGGTTCCAGTGGCATACTCTTGATAAATTCATAAGCCTCCTCTAGAAGACCAGAGCGTCCTAATAGATCAACCATACATGCATAATGCTCTTTCCTCGGCTCAAGACTCTTATCACTCGATCTAGCCATGATACCGAAATACTTTTTCCCTTCATCCACTAGTCCAGCATGGCTACAAGCAGATAAGACCCCGAGAAACGTCACGTAGTTCGGTCTTATCCCCTGGTTCTGCATCATATTGAACAGTGCCAAGGCTTCATCACTATCTCCATTCATTGCATATCCTACGATCATCGTGCTCCAAGAAACAACATTCCTCTGTTCCATCTCTTCGAACAGCACCCTTGCTTCTTCAGTGCTACCACACTTCAAGAACATATCAAGCCTTGCGTTTTCGACGATTATGTTACAATCTATACCTTCTCTCCTCGCACGATCATAAACTTCTTTACCAGTCTCCAAAGAGCCTAGCTGACCACAAGCAGAAAGCATACTCACAACCGTAAAAGAATCAAACAGAACAGCATCATCCGCACACATTTTGTTATAACACTCGAGAGCTAAAGCTGAGTTTCCCGTTTGGACACAAACCGCAATAAACGCATTCCAAGCCACTAAATCTTTGCCTTGCATAGACTCAAACAAGAACTGAGCCGACTTCAATTCACCAAACTTCATGTACATCATCACTAACTCAGTTGCAACGATCCCAAGAGTCTCAAAACCATGTTTCACCACATGGGCATGGAAGGCAAAGCCACAGGGGACCAAAACACCCAGCTGAGAGATCGCCTTCACCAAAAACGGGTAAGTAAACTCATCAGGACGGACATCAAGATCACGCATTTTCTTATAAAGTAGGACACTTTCGAACGGTAGGTTGTTTTTGACGTACCCTTTGAAAAGAGTGTTCCAGAGAAAAACCCTCGGCTTGTGCATTTCGTCGAACACCTTGCGTGCGTAACACATGTCACCTACGAGGGTGAGATTCTCTAACAGCTGGGTTAAGAGGCTGTTCTTGATAGAGAAACCGGATGTTAGTACAAGAGCATGGATCTTCTTAAGCTGCTTCGGCTTTGAAGAGCTTGTTTGTAATAGCTTGGAGAGCATTTGTTTTGTTAATGGCGTTTGTTTCGCTAGCATCTCGTTTTTTTTGTGTAATCCTCCTACTTTCGACGATCTTAAAATGGAGTAAATAACTGC is a genomic window containing:
- the LOC106305699 gene encoding pentatricopeptide repeat-containing protein At2g01510, mitochondrial — protein: MLAKQTPLTKQMLSKLLQTSSSKPKQLKKIHALVLTSGFSIKNSLLTQLLENLTLVGDMCYARKVFDEMHKPRVFLWNTLFKGYVKNNLPFESVLLYKKMRDLDVRPDEFTYPFLVKAISQLGVLVPCGFAFHAHVVKHGFETLGIVATELVMMYMKFGELKSAQFLFESMQGKDLVAWNAFIAVCVQTGNSALALECYNKMCADDAVLFDSFTVVSMLSACGQLGSLETGKEVYDRARREGIDCNIIVENARLDMFLKCGSTEEARVLFEEMEQRNVVSWSTMIVGYAMNGDSDEALALFNMMQNQGIRPNYVTFLGVLSACSHAGLVDEGKKYFGIMARSSDKSLEPRKEHYACMVDLLGRSGLLEEAYEFIKSMPLEPDAGIWGALLGACAVHGEIKLGQKVADVLVETSPDIGAYQVLLSNIYAAAGKWHCVDKVRSKMRKLGTKKVAAYSSVEFDGQLHYFNRGDKSHPQTKAIYEKLEEVLKKIRSMGYVPQTGSVFHDVETEEKESSLSHHSEKLAIAFGLINGRVEDPIRVMKNLRTCDDCHVFAKFVSRVTSRDIIMRDKNRFHHFRNGVCSCREFW